A segment of the Geoglobus ahangari genome:
TCTTTCACGTTCGTGATCTTCGCTGCGACGGTGCTCATCTACATCCCGCAGGACATGCTCGTCGATCACCTGCTTGCCGTGGTTGTTTACAGGTACGTGAGGGATCTGCTCGTCCAGAGGGGGATCGAGCTCTGATAGAGTTCAGGGTGGAGAGGTACTGCTATCCCAGCGGAGTCCTCGCCATCTCCGGGGTGGAGGGGGTTATTGAGGACAGCTGCTTCATCTCCGGAGCCACAGGGAGCGGGAAGAGCACGCTGCTCAGGACGTTCAACGGAATGATCCCGGACTTCTATGGTGGAGAGTTCGCTGGCAGGGTGAGAGTTTTTGGGGAGAAGCCATCTCCCAAGATCGCGTACTTCATCATGCAGAATCCGGCCGAGCAGGTGACATGCCTGAAAGTCGAGGACGAGCTCATCTTCCCAGCGGTTCAGCTCGGCACCAGCATCAGGGACGCGAGAACAGACGCAAGGGAGCTCGCTGAGGAGATGGGCGTGGCGCACCTCCTCGACAGAATGACGTTCGAACTTTCAACTGGCGAGCTCCAGATTGTCGAGATACTCTCGGCCATGCTCTCCGGCAGGAGGGTTGTGCTCATGGACGAGCCCTTTGCCCATTTGAGCAGGAGAAACGTGGAGAAGTTGCTTGAGATCCTCGAGGACACATTCGTCATCATCTCCGACCACCGCATCGAGTTCTCCGAGCGCTTTCCCGAGAGGCTGGACTTTGGGATGAGGGTTGATGAGCTCCCTGAGATTCGCGGTGACGTGGGTGATGTGGTCTTTCAGGGCTCAGTTGTGCTCAGGGAGGGGGAGCTGGTTGCGGTTGTTGGCGACAACGGGGCGGGGAAGACAACGCTGCTCAAGAGGGTCTCGGAGGAGATGAGGAGGCAGGGGATTGCCCACGGCATCTCCCTGCAGAATCCCAGCTACCACCTCACCTCCAGAACGGTTCTCGAGGAGGTGGGGAGTGGAGAGCTCATCAGGGACTTCGGGCTTGAGGAGCTGGAGGGCAGGCATCCCCAGTCCCTCAGCCAGGGTCAGATGAGGAGGGTGAGTCTGGCGAGGGCATTCAGGCACGATATTCTCCTTCTGGACGAGCCAACAGCAGGACAGGACGTGAACTTCCGGAATAGGCTCGTTTACCTGCTCAGGAAGTACAGGAAGGCCGCGCTGATAGCAACACACGACGAGAGCCTTGCAGAGAAGTGTGACAGGGTGGTGGAGCTTTGATCCTCGACAGCCTTGTGAGGGGCTTCAGGGAAGGAGATCTGGAGGGCAGGTGCTCCCTCCTTTCAGCGATCCTCCTCTCCTTAGCCATCCACACCTCCGGCTTCAGCCCCCTCTACTCCCTCTCGGCAATAGCTATCTCCACTTACTTCTCCTCAGGAAGGAACCTGAGGCTGATCGTCGCGCTGTCCCCATTCCTGCTCCTCGTCCTGATCTCGGGCGCGTTTTTCAGCTTCGAGTACTCCCTCTCCTCCGCACTGGCATTTGCCGGGGTAATCTCTGCAGGGGCTGTAGTCTACTCGTCAAGCACATCCGAGGTTGGAGGTGCGATGATCTTCCTTAGAGTTCCGGAGAGGTTTGTGGTGGTCGTTCAGATGGCTGTCGCGACGCTTCCGCTCCTTGCAAGCGACCTGAAAAACGTGTGGCTCGTCACCGAGGGTAAAGGGATCGGGAGGTACGCGAGGGTTATGAGGGCGCTCATCTCCACAGCAGTTCTGAGAGCTTTGAACATGTCCGAGGCGCTTTACTCGAAATCCTTCAGCTACCGTGCGGTGTTCACTGTCAGGAGGCCTGATGGAAAGAGTCTCGTCATGCTCGGAATATCTCTTCTTTTATTCCTCTCCACTCTTCCTCGAGCTCTCTTCTCTCTGCTGTAACTCTGTACCTCCCGTCGTCTCCCCTCTCCAGAAATCCCCTGTTTGCGAGAAAGTCCACCTGAGCGATGGTTTCGGACATTATAAGGAAGAGCTGCCTGATGTCGTCGAAGAGCGTCGTGGCGATCTCGAATGCGGTCTTTTCATCCGCAATTTCGAGAACCTGAAAGCTCCTGTTCTCGAAGCTCCTGACGTATTCCTCAATCACCTTTCTGTGGTTCTCTATCACTCCTCTGTGCCCCGGGTAAACCCTGCTCACCTCAAGCCCGTATAGCTTCTTCAGCGTGTTCAGGTACTGCTCGAGAACGGGCATCCTCTCGAACTCGTTCAGCGGCTCTATCACGGGGTTGGGTGTTATGCCGTCCAGCAGTATGTCTCCCGAGAAGAGCGAACCGCTCTCCCTGTGGTAGAGGGCTATGTGGCCGTAGGAATGCCCGGGAACGTGGATGACGTCCAGCACGTCACCGTTCGCCTCAATTTTCTCGCCAACCCTCCCACAGCACGTGCATGGTTTTACGAGCCCGGCGTACTTCTTCTCCGCCCTCTCTCTCATCTTCTCCGCAAGTGCCTCGGGCATGCCCTCAAGGCCGAAGTGGGCGTAGACGAGCTCGAAGTATCTTTTCTCCGCGTCGTAGAGCTTGTGGCACGCGTTCTCATGGGCCATCACGTTCCTGAACAGGTATGCCGAGCCAAAGTGGTCTGCATGGGGGTGCGAGATCACGAGTCTGGCACCCTCGAAGTCGAGGTTTGCATCGCTCAAAGCTTTTTTCAGCATGTCAACAGATTGAGGGAGGTTTATTCCAGAATCAAACACGAGCTCGTCGTTTATTATGTAAACGTTCGTCTCTCCAGCCGGATAGGGGTTGTAAACCTTGGCAACTCTGACCTCCATCTAAGGAAAGTTTATAACTTGACATATTAACCTTACCTCATGGCTCTTGACGCTCTCAAGGATGTTGTGCGAAAAATCGCAAGGTCATCCTCAATTGACAAGCACCTCGTTGATGAGGTTGTTAAGGATATTCAGAGGGCCCTGATCAGGGCTGATGTTAATGTAAAGCAGGTTAAGGAGATAACCGACGCCATCAAGAAGAGGGCACTGAGCGATGAGCCCCTGAAGAGCCTGAATCCGAGGGAGCACATCATCAAGATCGTTTACGAGGAGCTTCTGAAGGGGGTTGGAGAGGGCCTTGAGATCCCCCTCGAGAAGGCCAGAATAATGCTCGTCGGTCTGCAGGGGAGCGGTAAGACGACAACAACGGCAAAGCTCGCCAAGTACTTCAAGGACAGGGGAATGAAGACCGCCGTAATAGCGGCAGACACCTGGAGGCCCGCTGCCTATGACCAGCTCAAGCAGCTTGCAGAAAGCATCGGTGTTGGCTTTTACGGCGAGAAGGGGGAGAAGGACGCGGTAAAGATCGTCAAAAAAGGGCTTGAGGAGCTCAAGGACTACGACATGATAATAATCGACACCGCAGGAAGGCACGCGCTCGAGGACGAGCTGATAAAGGAGATGGTCGAGATCGAGAAGGTCGCGAAGCCGGACTACAAGTTTCTGGTGCTTGACGCTGCAATAGGCCAGCTCGCGTCAAAGCAGGCGCAGGCGTTTCATGATGCGATAGGCATAGACGGGATAATCATCACAAAGTTCGACGGAACCGCCAAGGGTGGAGGCGCTCTATCCGCGGCAAGGCAGATTCAGATACCCATAGCATTCATAGGCTCTGGAGAGAGGGTTGATGATCTGGATCGCTTCGATCCTGCAGGTTTCATCTCGAGGCTCCTCGGGATGGGAGACATAAAGGCGCTGCTGGAGAAGATAGAGCGGATAACTCAGGAGGAAGAGCTCGATCCGGAGAAATTCCTCAAGGGTGAGTTCACGCTGAAGGATGTCTACAAGCAGATCGAGGCCATGAACAAGATGGGGCCGATAAGGAAGATATTCGAGATGCTCCCCTTGGGCATGTCTGTGAAGGTTGACGACGATGCTCTGGAGATGACTCAGGAGAAGATGAAGAGGTTCAGGGTGATAATGGACTCGATGACTGAAGAGGAGCTGCTAAACCCGAAGATCATAGACGGCTCGAGGATAAAGAGGATAGCAATCGGCAGCGGAACATCTCCGCAGGAGGTCAAGGAGCTGCTGAAGTACTACAACACCATGAAGAGCCTGATGAAGAGGATGAAGAAGGGCAGGCTGCCGATGAAGGGGCTGAAGATGGGGTTCTGACGTCTTGTCACCATCTTTTTTCTGGGTTGGAAATATTTAAGTATTAATTAAATGCTACTTAATTATATGGGTACAATTACGATATCTCTGAACGATGAAATTGAGAGGAAGCTGAGAGAGCATGCAAGGAATGGTGGTAAAGGAGCGCTGTCAAAAGTCATAGAGCAAGCTCTCAGACTATACTTCTCAAAAATTGAAGAACGTAAAACAGTTTTCAGAGCTTTTAAGGGAGATGAGCAGGTTGCAGAGGCAGAAAATCTGGAAGAGCTGGCAGAAATCCTGAAAGCAAAGAAGATAGATCCGAGAGAAGTAACCATTCTGTCCTCAAAGCCGGTAAAGCCCGTGGTGAGGAGAGGATGGAGATAGTCGATGGCACACCGCTGATAGAGATTCGCATAGAAAACCCCCTGCTTTCTACGTCATTCCCAGAAGATGGCAGCGTTCTTGCACTGATTGATACTGGCTTCGAGGGATTCGCAATCGTTCCGGAGGAGGTGTTCAGAAATGCCCGTTTCAGCGAACTCAAGCTCATCGAGCGAAATCTGTTAATGCCGGACAAGCGACTCATAAAGTCTGTTGGAGCATTTGGCAGGATAATTGTGACTTCCCTCAACACTTACAGGGATGGGTTTATCGAAACGTCGGAAAATGTTGAGGAAGTGGTTTTGGGGGCCGAATTTCTCAGAGGGTTCAGGATAACTCTCGATTACTGTGCAGCTTCGGTTTCCATCGACCAGTGCTAAAAGCCAACAATAGTTTTATCTTCCATCACACCAGAACCCTTTCGAATGAGAATTGCAGGAATTGACGAGGCTGGAAAGGGCCCGGTTATTGGCCCACTTGTGGTTTGCGGTGTTGCGTGTGATGAGGGGCTGCTGAAAAAGCTTTCTGAGCTTGGAGTCAGGGATTCGAAGAAGCTCACACCTAAGAGAAGGAAGGAGATTGCTGAAAAGCTGAAGGAACTGCTCGACTGGGAGACTATAGTGATTCAGCCGGCAGAGCTCGACAGAATGATGGAGAAGAAGACGATAAACGAGATTCTGAAGGAGGCATGCGTCAGAATAATTTCGAAGCTCAACCCGGACGTGGCTTTCGTGGACAGCTTCGACGTGAAGCCCGAGAGGCTTGCGAGAGAGCTCGAGCAGATGACGGGATGCAAGATCGTTGCGAAGCACTGTGGCGAGGAGGAGCCTGTTGTTGCCGCGGCATCGATCATGGCCAAGTGCCTCAGAGATGAGATGGTTGAAAGGCTGAAGGAGGAGCACGGCGATTTTGGAAGTGGGTACGCTTCGGACGAGAGAACGAGGAGGTGGCTGGAGGAGAGGCTGAAAGACGGTGAGGTTCCGGACATAGTCCGGAGAAAGTGGAAGACTGTTGACAGGATGATGAAGGGTTTGAAGCAGAGGAGCCTGTTCGAGTTCTGATTGTTATCTATCGAGCACCGTGACCTTTATACCCACTTCCTTCAGCTTCTCAAAGTCCCTGTCGAATGTGAGCACCTCGCAGTCTGGATCGCTGCAGGCTATGAGAATGTCTATGTCCGGAACGTCTATGCCCTTTAACATGAGCGTCGCCCTAACCTCGGCTGCTCTCTCAACAACTTTCTCATCAACCGGCACTTTCGTCAGCGCCTTCAGCATCTCACCTATTTTAATGAACTCCTTCGCGTCTCCGTGCTTCTTCCAAACAAACTTCGCACCAACCATGAGCTCGTAGACAGTTATTGCGCTCACCAGCAGGTCTTCGCAGGCATTTTTCCGCTCCTCAAGCGCTCTGATTGCCTTCTTGTTTCTCTTTTTGAGCTCTATTAGAAATGAGGTATCAAGCAGAAGCTTCAAAGTCTCACCCTGAAGCTCTTTCTGATCTCTCTGGATACTTTCTCCAGCTCTTCCTCGTATCCCGCCTCCTCCGAAGCTCTGATGAGCAGATCTACCCTCTTTTCCACGTTTCTTGATATCAGCTCGTCTATGATTGCGCTGAAGCTCTTCTTTCCCTTAAGTCTGAGAAGCTTCTCGTAAACATCATCCGATATTGTTATTGTTTTCATATTTCGTGTGTTGTACACGAAAATATTTAAGCTGTTCTGCTGGCAGATAGGTTCGAAATGCATTCGACAACATTTATAACTCTCCTACCAAAAATTTCCCATGGCCTACGAAGACCTCAGAGAATTCATTGCCAGACTCGAGCAGGAGGGCGAGCTGGCGAGGATAAGCAGAGAGGTTAGCGTTGAGCTCGAAATCACCGAGATTGCTGACAGGGCTGTCAAGCAGAACGGGAAGGCTCTGCTATTCGAAAATCCAAAGGGCTATGACATTCCGGTTCTGATAAACGCTTTTGCGAGTGAAAGGCGAATCAAGCTCGCCCTTGAGACTGACAGGCTTGAGAGCATTGGAGAAAAGCTGGTTGAGCTTGCGAGAATGAAGCCCGAATCAGTTCTCGACGGCCTCAAGGCATTGTCCTCTGCAAAAGACCTGGTGAGCTTCATCCCCAAAAAGGTGAGGAGCGGGCCGGTTAAGGAGGTCGTGGATCACAACCCCAACCTGCTGAAGTTTCCGATTCTGAAGTGCTGGCCTCAGGATGGCGGGAGGTTCATAACTTTCCCGGTTGTGATAACCAAGGACCCAGAGACTGGCGTATTGAATGCGGGAATGTACAGGATGCAGGTTTTTGATGAAAGAACAACGGGAATGCACTGGCAGATCCACAAGCACGGAGCCCTGCACTACAAGAAGCTGAAGGAGATGGGAGTGGACAGGTTAGAGGTTGCGGTTGCGATTGGCGTCGATCCCGCCACGCTTTACGCCTCAACCGCTCCATTGCCAGAGAACATGAGCGAGTTCATGTTTGCAGGTTTCATCAGAAAGAAGAGGCTGAAGATGGTTGACTGCGAGACTGTCGATCTGCAGGTTCCTGCTACTGCTGAGATCGTGCTTGAGGGCTACGTGAAGCTAGACGAGTTCAGAATTGAGGGGCCTTTCGGCGATCACACCGGCTACTACACCCCACCCGAGCCTTATCCAGTCTTTCACGTTGAGTGCATAACCCACCGTGAGAACCCGATTTATCATGCTACAGTGGTCGGAAAGCCCCCGATGGAGGATGCGTGGCTTGGAAAGGCAACTGAAAGAATCTTTCTGCCCATGATTAAGATGATCCATCCCGAGATCGTGGACATGAACCTGCCCATTTCTGCTACATTCCACAATCTGGCAATAGTCTCCATAAAGAAGCGCTATCCGGGACATGCGAGGAAGGTCATGTTCTCGATATGGGGCACGGGGATGCTCAGCCTGACCAAGGTCGTGATTGTGGTGGATGATGATGTGAATGTGCACGACATGAATGAGGTCATCTGGGCTGTTACGAGCAGGTTCGATCCTGCGAGGGATGTGGTGGTTATCCCGGACTCACCTCTCGACAGCCTTGATCACGCGTCTTACAAACCAAACCTCGGAGGAAAGCTGGGTATTGACGCGACGAAGAAGTGGAGGGAAGAAGGCTACGAGAGGGAGTGGCCGGACGTCGTCAAGATGGATGAAGAAACTAAGAGGAAGGTGGATGGGTACTGGGATGAGATAAAGAGGCTGATATTCGGCTAAAGCCCATTCAGCCGGTATGTTACAAGGAACCCCTCATCATCTTCTTTGTAATCCACAATCTCCGCATCGACCTCCTGAATCAGGTCTTCGAAGTAGTCGTAAACTCCACACGTCGTGCACATGTATCCTGAGAACCTGACCCTCACGAGTCCGTCCTCGTATCCCGCATACCTCGCGACAGCTTCTGGCTCGTGGTAGCGATTGAACACCTCGGTCTCCTCCTTGAACCTGAGCAGCTCGGTGAACTTGATCCTTTCGCTTCTGTAGCCTCTCTTCTCGATCCACCTCTTTATGTACGGGCAGGAGATGAGAATCTCGTCGAATCTCTCGGCGTACTTCAACGCGAACTCCACCAACTGTCCGGCATACCCCTTTCCACCGAACCCCTCGGCGGTGTGGGTGTCTATCAGGTGGATCCTGCCCTCTTCAGCCTCATAGTTCAGCCATGAGACCGTTTTTCCATCCACTTTCAGCTTGATCTTCCGATCGGAAATTTCGAAATCCATGCCAGAATTTTACTTGGATCGTAAAAAAGGTTTCTACTCCCTTATCATTCTGATTACTTTCCCTATTTCTCTCGCGAGGTCTCCGTTGAAAACTATCTTCACCGAGCTGTCCCTGCTTTTCACGACGAGCTCGATCCACTCGTCCCCAGCCTCACCTCTAACGGAGTTTATCTCGAGCTTCTCCATCTCGTTGCACCAGCTCACATAGGTTTCCGGGCTGGATGACCGTATTTCGACTGAGACGAACGGGATGTCCCAGTCAGCGCCCTTCTCGAGCTCCTTGGCGTAGCTGTGAAGTCTCTCCCTAACTATGACGCACTTCACCCTGAAAGCTAAGCGGGGCTAATAAAATACCTTTTCTGGTTTTGTTCACCTCTTCAAAATCACCGGGAGGGCTATGGTTTTTAAGCAGTCATCCAGACTATGGCCGATGATTAACTACCTCCTCCTGACCATTGCGGTGATGGCGGTCTCATCTGCCTCCATACTCGCGGTTCTCGCCGGTGCCCCCGGAACTGCAGCGAGCTTCTGGAGGTTCCTGATCTCTTCCCTGATAATGCTCGCAATTTACAGAACACTTCCAGCAAGGAGGGTCATGAGGTACTCGCTGATCTCGGGCTTCGCCCTCGCGCTTCACATGTCCGCATGGATTGAATCCCTCTTCCACGCCTCCGTTGCGCTCAGCACGGCGATAGTGTGCACGCACTCAATATTCTCCGGGATCTTCGCGTCCCTTCTCGGGGAAAGGGTAAGGCTCAGGGAGGTGCTCGGGATACTCGTGGCGATAGCGGGCATTTACATGCTGAGCGGAGCTGACTACTACGCAGAGCCAGTCGGCGTTGCGCTCGCGTTTATTGGGGCGGTGGCCGGTGGTGTGTACTTTGTCTCCGCAAAGTTCTCAGCAGGTGAGAACTTTGGGGAGTACGTGGTCTCCACTTACATAACCGCGGCAATCTTCGCTGGCATATTTGCTGTGCTGAGGGGAGACGCTCTCACCGGCTACTCTCTCGAGACGTTCACGTACTTTGCCTTGCTCGCGATCATACCGATGTCTGCGGGCCACACGATACTCAACTACCTGATAAGGAGGATGAAGGTCGTGACTGTAACGGGGAGCGTTCTGGGGGAGGTTGTGGGCTCCACAATCCTCGCCGCCCTAATTCTCGGTCAGAAGCTTACGGTTGAGGCCTACATCTACCTCTCGGTGATTCTGCTCGGGATATTCATCGCGGTGGCAAAGGTGGATTAGAGCAGGGCTCTCCCTCTCGTTTTAAGCTGCTCCTGATTTCTGAGCCACTCCCTCTTCCACCTGTCGTAGCACTGTCTGCTGCAGAACGCCCTTGGCTTGTTGTTGCAGCAGGTCTTGACGAACATGGGCTCCTTCACTATCTTCCCGCAAACGTCACATCTCAGCGCCCTTGCACCGGAAATCTCCATTGGCACGTTCTGGAGTAAACGACGTTAATTAATATACTTTTCCATCTCTCCCTCGAGGAACAGCCTCTTGATGACCTGCATGTGGTACTCCTCATCCCTGCTCTCGAACTCAACCCACACAACCGCGTTCTCGAAGCTGAAGAAGTAGTGAACCCTGCCGTTGCCGTAGACCCTGTAGGTGTCCAGACCACCAACGCTCACCTTCTCCGGGCTCGAGAAGAACTTTCCAACGTTTTCCGCCATCTTCTCTGTCAGAACGCGAGCCAAGTCGGTGCTGTTGGCACGTGCAATCCACACCCTCATCTCCCCTCCGTTGAACTCCACGATCGCCGCGCTCTCAACGTCGAACTTCCCTATGTGGATTGACTCCACCATCCTGACGGCCTCATCGCCCTCTATGACCTTGGTGACGCTCAGCTCTGACTGTCTGGGCATCAAAAATGATGCCGCGATGACAATGACCCCTGCCAGTATGAGCGCGAGTCCGGCTTTTCTGAAGTCCATGCCCACCCTCTCCTACAAAACACTTAACACTTTCTGTAAAACAAGAAAAGCTGATTGCTTTTAAGTAAATTTTTATATCCTCTGCTCTCTCCCCAACACGAATGGTTGGGAAGGTCTACATAATCGGCGCTGGCCCCGGAGACCCGGAGCTCATAACCGTTAAGGGAATGAGGGCGCTCGAGAGCTCTGACGTGATTCTGCACGACGCCCTTGTGAGCAGAGCTTTGATTGAGAGGTTCGAGAAGCTCGGAAAGGAGATCATCAACGTGGGGAAGAGGGGGAGGCATGGAGTCAGGCAGGATGAGATAAACGAGCTCATGCTCCTGCACGCTAAAGCCGGAAGGACTGTTGCGAGGCTCAAGGGTGGAGATCCGCTGATCTTTGGCAGGTGTGGGGACGAGATCGAGTTTCTCAGAAGGCACGGCATACCCTTCGAGATCGTACCGGGTGTCAGCTCGGTTAACGGAGTCCCGGCTTCTATCTCCCTTCCGCTGACGGACAGGGCTCTCTCGTCCTCTCTCACAGTCATTTCCGGCAGGGAGGATCTATCGCTCAGCACGATCCTCGGGGGAACGATAGTCGTTATGATGGGCAGGGACAGGATGGATGTCGTGGCTGAAAGGCTTGTGGAGATTGGCGTTGACCCGGAAACGCCTGCTGTTGCGGTTGAAAATGGCACGATGAGCAATCAGAGGGCTGTTGCAGGCATCCTCAGGAACATTGGGGAAAAAATTGCCGAGGCGGAAATGTCAGGGCCGGTGCTCGTGATCATCGGGAGGGTTGCCGGGAGGTTTCACCCACCCTGAACACGGAGTTCAGCACCGCGTAGGTCAGGAAGATGTCCTCCCCTATGGGCTCGCAGATGATCACCCTCTTTCCGTCAAACTCGCCCTCCTTCACGCCCTCTCTCCTCTCGAACCCGAAGAAGTCGGGCAGGTCTTCCGTTACGTGCAGACCGTAGGAGATGAACAGGGGCACGAGGTACACCACGTCGCAGTCCATCCCCCTCACGGCCTCGTCTGGCGAGGGCTTCCTGTTCCTCGCCACGAACGCGATCTCCACCTCGTCGAATATCCCGAACTTTCTTATCCTCTCTGCATGCAGCTCCATCACCCTGTTGTAGTGGGGGAGCTGGCTGCCGTGCCCTACAATAACAAGACCCTTCCTCATTCCACCACCTCTACAAAGACTATCGTGTAGTCGTCCTCAACCAGAAAGTTCCCATCAACCTCAAACACCCTCTCATCCTCGCTGCACAACCTTTCGAGCACCACGATCCTTTTACCGGGAAATTCCACCCTGACTCCCTTCCTCGCGAGAATGAGCAGGTTCCTCCCCGGCACAGCTTTCACATCGTTCCTGCTGTGGGCGTTTACAACAACGACATCGCACAGATCAACCCCGAGCCTTGAAAGAGCGATTTGCACGCTCGAAATTCCCGGCACAATCCTCGCATTTCTGAAAAACCTCCCCATGCCGGCAATCATCGGGTCTCCGGTGGAGAGAACAGCAATCTCCGATTCTCTCCCCTCTTCCTCTATTTTTCTGTAGACCTCTTCGCCGAACCTCTCCATAACTCTGATATCTCCTCTGATGAACCTCTTGGCCACCTCTACTGCCCTCCTACTCCCGTAAACAACATCTGCCCTCGATATTGCTTTTTTGCCCTCCTCTGTTATGTGTTCCTCCCTGAGACCCACTCCCACGACCCAGAGCACGTGTCAAGTTTTCTGGACACAATATAAAGTTTTCAGTGTGATATGAGGTGGCGGATCGGCATCAGCTTTCTGTAATCCGCGTACGTCAGGGCTGTTTCCCAGTGACCCGTGAGCTTGGCCACCACGAAGAACCCGAATATTATTCCTGCAATTGCGAGGGCGTAGAGCTCTTTTCTCACACTCTTCCCGGCTATTGCTGGAGTCAGGTAGCCGTAGGGGCATGATTTCACGCACTCGAAGCACATTATGCACTCCGGACTTTTCATCTCATCAACCTGACTCGGCTTCAGCCCGGAGGGGCAGGTCTCATCGCACCTCAGGCACCCAACACAATCACTCTTCTTTATTGAAGCTGGTGACAGGTAGGAGAGCAGTGCGAGGAGGGCACCGTAGGGGCAGAGGAACCTGCACCACACGTTCCTTACAAAAAGCGTTGCGATAACGATGAGCCCCGTCACGAGGATCGTCAGCGTTCCGGGCTTCAGCCAGAAGTCCAGCAGCTTCACGTCTGCTATCGCCCAGTATGGGGAGAAGAGGAACGCGGCCGTTGAGGCGGCGTCCATCGGCAGGATCAGGTAGAGGAAGAACGCCAGCAGGAGGTACTTGATAACCGCGAGGTATCTGCTTCCGAGCATGACCTTACCGGTAAGCCTCTCTCCGGTTTTCGTCACGACCTCCGAGATGAACCCTATCGGGCAGACCCACCCGCAGAACCCTCGCTTTAGGAGGACAGCGGTCAGCAGTATTGACGTGAAGATGACGAGCGCTGCGGGGTGGATCGGGTCGATGAACCCGTTCTGGATCAGGTTTTTCAGCGAGACGAGAGCTCCTATAGGGAGGAAGGCCTCAATGGACGTGGGTCTCTCAACGTATGGCGTGCCGTAGTCGAAGTGGCTCACGAAGAGGTACAGCCTGATCCACGCATAAGCGGTGATTGCAAAGAAGAACAGCTGGGAGATTCTTCTTAAATGATTATTAAGGAAGTTTCTGGCGCCGTTCAGCTCCATGGTGTCATCTCTGGGCGAGATGTGAGATATTGATTCTCCCTAAGTTCTTAGGGGAGTTTTCATCCGGTGAAGAATAGCAAAATATTAATACTTCACGTCAAGCAGATTTGATACTCGAATGGAGAGGGGGAAGTTCACGAAGGATGAGGTCGTAGGAGTCGTGTTCTCGAAGCTCAGGCCAGATAGGGATTGGGTTGTGGCCGACATAGGCAGCGGGAGCGGTAGGGTCGCGGAATTTCTGTCAGAATACGTCAGGCTTGTGTACGCGGTTGAGCTCGACCCAAATCTCTCGGAAAGCCTCAGGCAGAAGTTTGCCGGCTCAAACGTGGAGGTTGTCAACTCGCACGGGTACGACTTTCTGGTGGATCACGAGGTTGATGCCGTGTTCTTCGGGGGAACCAAGGGGATAGAGAGGATGCTGGAGGTCTGCAGGGCCAAGAGGGTTGTCGTAAACTGCGCGAGGATGGACGTGGCGGTTGCGGTGGTGAGGAAGATGAAGGAACTCGGAATTTTCAGGGAGGTGGTTATGGTGAGCGCCTCCCATGGCTACGAGCTTGCCGGCGGTATAGCATTCAGGGCGATCAATCCAGTCTTCGTGGTGGTTGGAGATGCTCTACGGAGTTAGCATTGGCCC
Coding sequences within it:
- a CDS encoding menaquinone biosynthesis decarboxylase, with product MAYEDLREFIARLEQEGELARISREVSVELEITEIADRAVKQNGKALLFENPKGYDIPVLINAFASERRIKLALETDRLESIGEKLVELARMKPESVLDGLKALSSAKDLVSFIPKKVRSGPVKEVVDHNPNLLKFPILKCWPQDGGRFITFPVVITKDPETGVLNAGMYRMQVFDERTTGMHWQIHKHGALHYKKLKEMGVDRLEVAVAIGVDPATLYASTAPLPENMSEFMFAGFIRKKRLKMVDCETVDLQVPATAEIVLEGYVKLDEFRIEGPFGDHTGYYTPPEPYPVFHVECITHRENPIYHATVVGKPPMEDAWLGKATERIFLPMIKMIHPEIVDMNLPISATFHNLAIVSIKKRYPGHARKVMFSIWGTGMLSLTKVVIVVDDDVNVHDMNEVIWAVTSRFDPARDVVVIPDSPLDSLDHASYKPNLGGKLGIDATKKWREEGYEREWPDVVKMDEETKRKVDGYWDEIKRLIFG
- a CDS encoding GNAT family N-acetyltransferase, which translates into the protein MDFEISDRKIKLKVDGKTVSWLNYEAEEGRIHLIDTHTAEGFGGKGYAGQLVEFALKYAERFDEILISCPYIKRWIEKRGYRSERIKFTELLRFKEETEVFNRYHEPEAVARYAGYEDGLVRVRFSGYMCTTCGVYDYFEDLIQEVDAEIVDYKEDDEGFLVTYRLNGL
- a CDS encoding DMT family transporter, whose protein sequence is MINYLLLTIAVMAVSSASILAVLAGAPGTAASFWRFLISSLIMLAIYRTLPARRVMRYSLISGFALALHMSAWIESLFHASVALSTAIVCTHSIFSGIFASLLGERVRLREVLGILVAIAGIYMLSGADYYAEPVGVALAFIGAVAGGVYFVSAKFSAGENFGEYVVSTYITAAIFAGIFAVLRGDALTGYSLETFTYFALLAIIPMSAGHTILNYLIRRMKVVTVTGSVLGEVVGSTILAALILGQKLTVEAYIYLSVILLGIFIAVAKVD
- the cobA gene encoding uroporphyrinogen-III C-methyltransferase; this translates as MVGKVYIIGAGPGDPELITVKGMRALESSDVILHDALVSRALIERFEKLGKEIINVGKRGRHGVRQDEINELMLLHAKAGRTVARLKGGDPLIFGRCGDEIEFLRRHGIPFEIVPGVSSVNGVPASISLPLTDRALSSSLTVISGREDLSLSTILGGTIVVMMGRDRMDVVAERLVEIGVDPETPAVAVENGTMSNQRAVAGILRNIGEKIAEAEMSGPVLVIIGRVAGRFHPP
- a CDS encoding sirohydrochlorin chelatase, whose amino-acid sequence is MRKGLVIVGHGSQLPHYNRVMELHAERIRKFGIFDEVEIAFVARNRKPSPDEAVRGMDCDVVYLVPLFISYGLHVTEDLPDFFGFERREGVKEGEFDGKRVIICEPIGEDIFLTYAVLNSVFRVGETSRQPSR
- the cbiE gene encoding precorrin-6y C5,15-methyltransferase (decarboxylating) subunit CbiE, whose product is MLWVVGVGLREEHITEEGKKAISRADVVYGSRRAVEVAKRFIRGDIRVMERFGEEVYRKIEEEGRESEIAVLSTGDPMIAGMGRFFRNARIVPGISSVQIALSRLGVDLCDVVVVNAHSRNDVKAVPGRNLLILARKGVRVEFPGKRIVVLERLCSEDERVFEVDGNFLVEDDYTIVFVEVVE
- a CDS encoding 4Fe-4S binding protein, which translates into the protein MELNGARNFLNNHLRRISQLFFFAITAYAWIRLYLFVSHFDYGTPYVERPTSIEAFLPIGALVSLKNLIQNGFIDPIHPAALVIFTSILLTAVLLKRGFCGWVCPIGFISEVVTKTGERLTGKVMLGSRYLAVIKYLLLAFFLYLILPMDAASTAAFLFSPYWAIADVKLLDFWLKPGTLTILVTGLIVIATLFVRNVWCRFLCPYGALLALLSYLSPASIKKSDCVGCLRCDETCPSGLKPSQVDEMKSPECIMCFECVKSCPYGYLTPAIAGKSVRKELYALAIAGIIFGFFVVAKLTGHWETALTYADYRKLMPIRHLISH
- a CDS encoding rRNA adenine N-6-methyltransferase family protein → MERGKFTKDEVVGVVFSKLRPDRDWVVADIGSGSGRVAEFLSEYVRLVYAVELDPNLSESLRQKFAGSNVEVVNSHGYDFLVDHEVDAVFFGGTKGIERMLEVCRAKRVVVNCARMDVAVAVVRKMKELGIFREVVMVSASHGYELAGGIAFRAINPVFVVVGDALRS